The Deltaproteobacteria bacterium genome includes a window with the following:
- a CDS encoding response regulator, protein MSNDVRILLIDDEQAIRNIVKMSLEGNGYKIAEAVDGKSGMEKVSEFHPHLVLLDLGLPDMNGLEVLKTLRKWTRVPIIILTVMDGEQVKVQLLDAGADDYLTKPFGAKELLARVRVALRNIGLIEATPIFISDDLEVDLSQKKVIVSGKEIKLTATEYEVLSRLVRDHGKVVPQTQLLKQIWGSLAEDQSHYLRIYVNQLRKKIEKNPSEPKHLLTEPGVGYRLI, encoded by the coding sequence ATGAGTAATGATGTTCGTATTCTTCTGATTGATGATGAACAGGCGATTCGAAACATCGTCAAGATGAGTCTTGAGGGAAATGGGTATAAAATAGCTGAGGCTGTTGACGGCAAGTCAGGTATGGAAAAGGTATCTGAGTTTCATCCTCATCTTGTGCTTCTTGATTTAGGGTTGCCAGACATGAATGGTCTAGAAGTGCTAAAGACTTTGAGAAAATGGACGAGAGTCCCAATAATTATTTTGACGGTGATGGATGGAGAGCAAGTTAAAGTTCAACTTCTCGATGCCGGGGCAGATGACTACCTAACAAAGCCATTTGGGGCCAAGGAGCTGCTTGCTCGTGTCCGCGTAGCACTTAGAAATATTGGATTGATAGAGGCAACTCCAATTTTCATCTCGGATGATTTAGAAGTTGATTTGTCACAAAAAAAAGTAATTGTATCTGGCAAAGAAATAAAATTGACGGCAACAGAATACGAAGTTCTTTCCAGACTTGTCAGGGATCATGGTAAAGTTGTTCCACAAACCCAGTTATTGAAACAAATTTGGGGCAGTCTTGCCGAGGACCAGAGCCACTACTTGCGGATTTACGTTAATCAACTGAGAAAAAAGATAGAAAAAAATCCTTCTGAACCAAAACACCTTTTGACCGAGCCTGGTGTTGGCTACCGACTTATTTGA
- a CDS encoding LysR family transcriptional regulator, with product MNFKLISYFIDIAQKKSFSEASLRNHISLPAMSQAIKRLEQDLGFPLFQHGKNKFALSPEGEIFLPQADQILKSWKEIKKINSKSPKSTENQEIISLAAPSSLYSSIFIEELSRLCVAQEFQLRLFTGNSREIRHLLESRTCDFAICLDDPFLKNFTSQSLYKGYFGLFQSLNYSKGEALIVGDFGLEVKNLMAFYQMKFKRPLPIVAEVASWDLIAQLVELKTGQGLLPDFHKITRSKNVIQVLKKYPQTSYEIKIYAHSNSSNRLFNFLADKFKNRLVK from the coding sequence ATGAATTTTAAACTGATTTCTTACTTTATAGATATTGCCCAAAAAAAAAGTTTTAGCGAAGCCTCTCTTCGCAACCATATCAGTCTTCCGGCCATGAGCCAGGCCATCAAAAGGTTGGAACAAGACCTTGGATTCCCATTATTCCAGCATGGAAAAAATAAATTTGCGCTTTCTCCAGAAGGGGAAATTTTTTTACCCCAGGCCGATCAAATCCTCAAATCCTGGAAGGAGATTAAGAAAATAAATTCGAAGTCGCCAAAATCGACCGAAAATCAGGAAATTATTTCATTAGCGGCGCCCTCAAGTCTCTATAGCTCAATTTTTATTGAAGAATTGAGCCGACTCTGTGTTGCGCAAGAGTTTCAACTCCGATTGTTTACTGGGAACAGCCGAGAGATTAGACATCTTCTAGAGTCCCGTACCTGTGATTTTGCAATCTGTCTTGATGATCCCTTCCTGAAAAATTTTACCTCCCAGTCGCTCTACAAGGGGTATTTTGGGCTTTTTCAAAGCCTTAATTACAGTAAGGGAGAGGCTTTGATTGTTGGTGATTTTGGACTTGAAGTGAAAAATCTGATGGCTTTCTATCAAATGAAATTCAAGAGACCCTTACCTATAGTTGCAGAAGTAGCGAGCTGGGATTTAATAGCCCAACTTGTCGAGCTAAAAACGGGGCAGGGGCTTTTACCCGATTTTCATAAGATCACACGAAGCAAAAACGTCATCCAGGTCTTAAAAAAATACCCGCAGACAAGTTATGAGATTAAAATTTACGCCCATTCCAACAGTTCAAATAGGCTCTTTAACTTTCTTGCCGACAAATTTAAAAATCGCCTGGTGAAATAA
- a CDS encoding TIGR02147 family protein — protein MGKNQLTQPTLKSTPNVFEFEDVGSFLKEWLLHIKTQYKLSLRDITKESELSVGYLSMVLNGKRRLSEKALQKLLIHLKLNPTERKFLTLLHTVGETESALLRVEALSEMAKIASFKKSNQKEFDTHRYLTKWFFVAIREMVLLPDFCNDPIWIQERLRGRISLKEAAEAMEFLEERKLIVKDQNGKYVLPSVDLSCKEGVYKISLGEFHRQVLEMAHRSIHEVPRDKRYILGRTVAISKKEFLKAKEIFDEALKQIEQLGKTSDNNQEVYHFELVTFPMTEKKEDDNEK, from the coding sequence ATGGGTAAAAATCAATTAACACAACCTACGCTTAAATCCACTCCCAACGTCTTCGAATTCGAAGACGTTGGGTCTTTTCTAAAAGAATGGTTACTTCATATTAAAACACAATACAAACTAAGCCTTCGTGATATCACCAAAGAGTCAGAGCTGTCCGTTGGCTACCTTTCCATGGTGTTAAATGGAAAGCGACGACTCAGTGAAAAAGCTCTACAAAAATTACTTATCCATCTTAAATTAAATCCTACAGAAAGAAAATTTTTAACACTACTTCATACCGTTGGCGAAACTGAATCCGCACTTCTTCGCGTAGAAGCCTTAAGTGAAATGGCAAAAATTGCTTCTTTTAAAAAATCAAATCAAAAAGAATTTGATACCCATAGGTATTTAACTAAATGGTTTTTTGTCGCCATCAGAGAAATGGTTTTGCTTCCTGATTTTTGCAATGATCCGATATGGATACAAGAACGACTACGCGGACGCATCAGCTTAAAAGAAGCTGCCGAGGCGATGGAATTTCTAGAGGAAAGAAAATTAATCGTTAAAGATCAGAATGGAAAATATGTATTACCGTCCGTCGACTTAAGTTGTAAAGAAGGCGTTTACAAAATAAGCTTAGGCGAATTTCACAGGCAAGTTCTTGAAATGGCTCACCGATCAATACATGAAGTTCCAAGAGACAAAAGATATATCCTGGGACGAACTGTTGCTATATCTAAAAAAGAATTTTTAAAAGCTAAAGAAATTTTCGATGAAGCTTTAAAACAAATTGAACAATTAGGAAAAACTTCTGATAACAATCAAGAAGTCTATCATTTTGAATTAGTAACATTCCCAATGACTGAAAAAAAGGAAGATGACAATGAAAAATAA
- a CDS encoding sensor histidine kinase KdpD, with translation MNSDNRPDPDALLSAMEEEEKKQKQGKLRIFLGMSAGVGKTCAMLRAAHQKLKEGADVVVGIVETHGRSETVALTEGLPVIQKKKVKYRGATLEEMDLEEILRRRPELVVVDELAHSNAPGSRHEKRYQDVLEILDAHIDVFTAFNVQHLESRKDSVEAITGIPIRETVPDSILERASQVELVDIAPTELLKRLKEGKVYLGDKADRAAQNFFKEDKLTALREIALRMTAERVDQDLQRFVSVRAEGSPWQTNERLLAAVSHSPYSEKLIRATRRLSYNLEAPWIALHVDTGISLNDTDQAQLVKNLNLARELKAEVITTTEVDVPSAVRRICRVKNVTQVIVGRPTRRWFRDVIERGNLLERLVRESLEVDVHIIRQEGVSLIKPSLIDELSYYRSKTGIVKYWNTFCSIVGVSFLGAALDGYIGYRAVGFIFLLATIIVGMFGSIGAVVFAASMSTLIWDYFFIQPKMTFAINNTEDFLMCIAFFVVALITGFLTNRIRFHEKVMREREERTNVLYEVLKDIANATEKSDFLSKVTKRVGALLDASCGVVLKSSQGKLEFEEAKSYSVRLNEKDQAVAQWCFENKKSAGWSTDTLAQSRALFVPLKGTSETVGVFVFQPTKKARKLDLEKESLLLSIVRQLGASIEKHFLTKRFAETQRLKDSEELHQTLLSSISHEMRTPLTAILGAASALESDELTGGNRYVKEIALGLNEAGDRLNRVIENLLDMSRLNSGVLSLKLEWHDFSDLLSVVLKKLEKSLSQHKIQINFIDEIHLVKMDYRLMEHALSNIILNAAMYSPTGTQIKITQRRADSHFVLEIEDQGPGIPEESMDKVFDKFYRVPGSPTGGTGLGLSIVKSIIELHKGRVSIHNVNPHGACFIVELPLEAQPKIPGESANE, from the coding sequence TTGAATTCTGATAACCGACCTGATCCAGATGCGCTCTTGAGTGCCATGGAAGAGGAAGAAAAAAAACAAAAACAAGGAAAGCTCCGAATTTTTTTGGGCATGTCGGCAGGCGTAGGAAAAACCTGTGCCATGCTTCGGGCAGCCCATCAAAAATTAAAAGAGGGAGCTGACGTCGTCGTAGGGATTGTTGAGACGCACGGAAGATCTGAGACAGTGGCTCTTACAGAGGGTCTTCCTGTTATTCAGAAAAAGAAAGTCAAATATCGTGGTGCTACTCTCGAAGAAATGGATCTTGAAGAAATTCTTCGTAGGCGACCTGAGCTTGTTGTTGTTGATGAGTTGGCACATTCTAACGCTCCTGGATCTCGACATGAAAAGAGATATCAAGACGTCTTAGAAATCCTGGATGCTCACATTGATGTATTCACCGCTTTCAATGTTCAACATCTTGAAAGTCGCAAAGACTCAGTCGAAGCCATTACGGGTATTCCCATTCGCGAAACAGTGCCAGACAGTATTTTGGAACGCGCCAGTCAAGTTGAACTTGTGGACATTGCACCGACTGAACTTCTCAAGAGATTGAAAGAGGGAAAAGTCTATCTTGGCGATAAAGCGGATCGAGCGGCGCAGAACTTTTTTAAAGAAGACAAGCTAACAGCACTTCGTGAAATTGCCCTAAGAATGACGGCAGAGCGTGTTGATCAGGATTTACAGAGATTTGTCAGTGTCAGAGCTGAAGGAAGCCCATGGCAGACAAATGAAAGGTTGCTGGCGGCGGTTAGCCATAGCCCTTATTCTGAAAAACTGATCCGTGCAACTCGGCGGCTATCCTATAATCTTGAGGCGCCTTGGATCGCATTGCATGTCGATACTGGAATTTCATTAAATGATACCGATCAAGCCCAACTGGTAAAAAACCTCAATCTTGCACGAGAACTTAAGGCAGAAGTGATCACCACCACGGAGGTGGACGTACCTTCAGCGGTGCGAAGAATTTGTAGAGTTAAAAATGTGACTCAGGTTATTGTAGGTCGACCAACCCGTAGATGGTTTCGGGATGTTATTGAAAGGGGAAATCTTTTAGAGAGACTTGTTCGCGAAAGTCTTGAAGTTGATGTACATATTATTAGACAAGAGGGAGTCTCGTTAATTAAACCAAGTCTCATCGATGAACTCTCCTATTATCGATCAAAAACGGGTATTGTAAAATATTGGAACACTTTTTGTTCAATTGTTGGAGTTAGTTTTTTGGGTGCAGCTCTAGATGGTTACATTGGATATAGAGCAGTTGGCTTTATCTTTCTTTTGGCGACAATTATTGTTGGAATGTTTGGCTCTATCGGAGCTGTGGTATTTGCGGCAAGCATGAGCACTCTTATTTGGGACTATTTTTTTATACAACCAAAGATGACATTCGCAATTAACAATACTGAAGATTTTTTAATGTGTATTGCGTTCTTTGTCGTCGCTTTGATCACTGGATTTTTGACCAATCGAATTCGTTTTCATGAGAAAGTGATGCGCGAGCGTGAGGAACGAACTAATGTTCTTTATGAGGTCCTTAAAGACATAGCAAATGCGACAGAGAAATCAGATTTTTTAAGTAAAGTTACTAAGAGAGTTGGCGCTTTGCTAGATGCTTCATGTGGAGTTGTTTTGAAATCGAGTCAGGGTAAACTTGAGTTTGAAGAGGCAAAATCTTATTCTGTTAGACTCAACGAAAAAGATCAGGCTGTTGCTCAGTGGTGCTTTGAAAATAAGAAATCTGCTGGCTGGTCTACTGACACTCTTGCACAGTCACGCGCGTTATTTGTTCCTCTTAAGGGAACTTCTGAAACTGTCGGAGTTTTTGTGTTTCAACCAACAAAGAAAGCTCGGAAACTTGATCTTGAGAAGGAGAGCCTTCTTCTTTCTATTGTTCGACAGCTTGGGGCTTCAATTGAAAAACACTTTTTGACAAAACGTTTTGCTGAAACTCAACGTTTGAAGGATTCTGAAGAACTTCATCAGACCTTGCTAAGCTCCATTTCTCATGAAATGAGAACGCCACTCACTGCCATTTTAGGTGCTGCATCGGCATTAGAAAGTGATGAGCTTACAGGTGGAAATAGATATGTAAAAGAGATTGCTTTAGGATTAAATGAGGCAGGTGACCGTTTAAACCGAGTTATTGAAAATCTTTTGGATATGAGCCGACTTAATTCGGGAGTATTGTCTTTGAAATTAGAGTGGCATGACTTCAGCGATCTGCTGAGTGTCGTATTAAAAAAACTTGAAAAGTCACTATCCCAACATAAGATTCAAATAAATTTCATTGATGAAATTCATTTGGTAAAGATGGACTATAGACTTATGGAACATGCCCTCTCAAATATAATTCTAAACGCAGCAATGTATTCTCCGACAGGAACACAAATTAAAATCACTCAGAGACGTGCTGACTCACATTTTGTATTAGAAATTGAAGATCAGGGGCCTGGTATTCCGGAAGAATCAATGGATAAAGTTTTTGATAAATTTTATCGTGTTCCAGGAAGTCCCACAGGTGGAACAGGTTTGGGACTTTCAATAGTGAAAAGCATTATTGAGTTACACAAAGGCCGCGTCAGTATTCATAATGTGAATCCGCACGGGGCTTGTTTTATCGTCGAATTGCCTCTGGAGGCTCAGCCGAAAATCCCAGGAGAATCTGCAAATGAGTAA
- the kdpC gene encoding potassium-transporting ATPase subunit KdpC yields MKYVMPAIRFKLFMIVLLGFLYPFVMTGISQAIFQRQASGDFLTRGGQVVGSRLIAQKFEKSEYFWSRPSAVDYNPLPSGGSNLGLASADLKKIVDERKTKLKAAHPEQTVEPPHDLLFASGSGLDPHISPAAAQYQLQRVAKARNITNEKVQSLIEQASEGRQFGILGEARVNVLVLNMALDTAQGIESAPLKTK; encoded by the coding sequence ATGAAATATGTAATGCCTGCAATTCGATTTAAACTGTTTATGATAGTTTTACTTGGTTTTCTTTACCCCTTTGTCATGACGGGAATTTCTCAAGCCATATTTCAACGCCAAGCAAGCGGAGATTTTTTAACTCGAGGTGGTCAAGTCGTTGGATCTCGATTGATTGCTCAGAAGTTTGAGAAATCTGAGTATTTTTGGTCAAGACCATCGGCAGTTGACTACAATCCGCTTCCATCAGGTGGATCAAATCTTGGACTGGCAAGTGCCGATTTAAAGAAAATCGTTGATGAGAGGAAAACCAAACTGAAGGCAGCTCATCCAGAACAAACGGTGGAGCCTCCGCACGACTTACTTTTTGCCTCAGGCAGCGGTTTGGACCCTCATATAAGTCCAGCGGCCGCACAGTACCAATTACAACGGGTGGCAAAAGCAAGGAATATCACGAATGAGAAAGTACAAAGCCTCATAGAACAAGCAAGCGAAGGTCGACAGTTCGGAATTCTTGGGGAGGCGAGGGTGAATGTTCTCGTCCTCAATATGGCCCTTGATACGGCTCAAGGCATTGAGTCAGCGCCGCTGAAGACAAAATAG